The following are from one region of the Fusarium keratoplasticum isolate Fu6.1 chromosome 4, whole genome shotgun sequence genome:
- a CDS encoding Transcriptional regulatory protein pro1, with protein sequence MSTLPPDHRKGAPRAAGNTVNMAVSQSSKAKPASKASNGKPRTKTQMHRRSRTGCYTCRLRRKKCDEGSPMCTACKHLGLQCEYKRPMWWSNNDMRRKHKDDIKMIIKRKKLSEKSSHNMQNSVSSSPPGLTRSLPTSSSFTDTLDRTRSASIDSHFSTAFNFNSPPSGNEYGFGAPMHPELMFGSYSPYEIDVKTERQMFVNDVPTLRESHISTFSTFQTPPPAGTVLPPGPLDSEWTEQIRKESLSEETLNCNFFDFSHGPSAETRQIQIELEENDQRLLDHFIQFVLPTIFPILESNQHGSVSSDLILPALQSNSAYLHCCLSVAAQHRKSHANVAGEDIDGDIMRHRYATIWALCEALKKDENHQQILEATLGLIFFQSVVGRYDDGLLDIPWHQHFQAAISLVQKLDLPGIVADPTRASMQTPFNMSLTSWIDILGATMKGRSPTFAHTYREKHLSQVNPSLGLRELMGCDDRVMYLISEIACLESLKKDGMDDFTLCQHVSALGEQISLTEMGDAGPKMPFNANGSLSPKQLSKNMTMAFRIAARIFLCSLVPGFNPNQPSPMGLVEKLTSVLQHIPSGPNGFDRNLAWVYLIGGSISVPGSTFRAFFEDRLAQLGDLAKFGSMGRVATLLHEVWLQNDNLSGASSPGSSASEMTQPHIHWRDVMEMKGWDFLLI encoded by the exons ATGTCTACGCTGCCCCCCGACCATCGCAAAGGCGCGCCGCGAGCAGCTGGAAACACAGTCAACATGGCTGTATCTCAGtcttccaaggccaagccgGCCTCAAAAGCCAGCAATGGCAAGCCCAGAACAAAGACGCAGATGCATCGCCGTTCAAGAACAG GCTGCTACACATGCAGACTGCGACGCAAGAAGTGCGACGAGGGCTCGCCCATGTGCACCGCCTGCAAGCACCTGGGTTTGCAGTGCGAGTATAAGCGACCCATGTGGTGGAGCAACAATGATATGCGACGCAAGCACAAGGACGACATCAAGATGATCATTAAGCGCAAGAAGCTTTCTGAGAAGTCGTCGCACAACATGCAGAACTCGGTCTCCAGCTCACCTCCAGGCCTCACCCGATCTCTGCCCACGTCCTCCTCTTTCACTGACACCCTCGACCGCACAAGGTCGGCCTCGATTGACTCGCACTTTTCCACTgccttcaacttcaacagcCCACCCAGTGGCAACGAGTATGGCTTTGGTGCTCCCATGCACCCCGAGCTCATGTTCGGCAGCTACTCGCCCTATGAGATCGACGTCAAGACTGAGCGCCAGATGTTTGTCAACGATGTGCCCACTCTTCGCGAGTCGCACATCTCCACCTTTAGCACTTTCCagactcctcctcccgccgGCACAGTTCTGCCTCCAGGCCCTCTCGACAGTGAGTGGACTGAGCAGATCCGCAAGGAGTCGCTCTCTGAGGAGACGTTGAACTGCAACTTCTTCGACTTCTCCCACGGCCCCTCGGCCGAGACCAGACAGATCCAgatcgagctcgaggagaatGACCAGCGCCTGCTGGATCACTTCATCCAGTTCGTTCTGCCAACAATCTTCCCCATCCTCGAGTCAAACCAACATGGTTCGGTCAGCTCTGACCTGATCCTTCCCGCCCTTCAGTCCAACAGCGCCTATTTGCACTGCTGCCTCAGCGTCGCTGCCCAGCACCGCAAGTCGCACGCCAACGTCGCCGGCGAGGACATTGACGGTGACATTATGCGCCACCGCTACGCTACCATCTGGGCTCTCTGTGAAGccctgaagaaggatgagaacCACCAGCAAATCCTTGAAGCCACCCTcggcctcatcttcttccagtcCGTGGTCGGCCGATATGACGATGGCCTGCTCGACATCCCCTGGCACCAACACTTCCAAGCCGCCATCAGCCTTGTGCAGAAGCTCGATCTCCCCGGCATCGTTGCCGACCCCACTAGGGCCTCGATGCAGACTCCCTTCAACATGTCACTCACCTCTTGGATTGACATCCTTGGCGCCACCATGAAGGGACGATCACCAACCTTTGCCCATACCTACCGTGAGAAGCACCTTTCACAAGTCAACCCCAGTCTTGGCCTGCGAGAGCTCATGGGCTGCGACGACCGGGTCATGTACCTCATCTCAGAGATTGCCTGCCTCGAGTCCCTCAAGAAGGACGGCATGGACGACTTTACTCTCTGCCAGCACGTCTCGGCTCTTGGTGAGCAGATCAGCTTGACCGAGATGGGCGATGCAGGCCCCAAGATGCCCTTCAATGCCAATGGCAGCCTTTCGCCCAAGCAGCTGTCCAAGAACATGACAATGGCTTTCCGCATTGCTGCGCGCATCTTCCTTTGCAGCCTGGTCCCCGGCTTCAACCCCAACCAGCCCTCTCCCATGGGcctggttgagaagctgaCCTCGGTGCTTCAGCATATCCCCTCTGGCCCCAACGGGTTTGACCGCAACCTTGCCTGGGTCTACCTGATTGGCGGCTCCATCAGCGTCCCTGGCAGCACGTTCCGGGCCTTCTTTGAGGACCGCCTTGCTCAGCTGGGTGACCTGGCCAAGTTTGGGTCGATGGGTCGCGTGGCGACTCTTCTGCACGAGGTCTGGCTGCAGAATGATAACCTCTCGGGCGCTAGCTCGCCCGGGTCTTCGGCGTCTGAGATGACCCAACCGCACATCCACTGGCGGGATGTCATGGAGATGAAGGGATGGGACTTCTTGTTGATCTGA